One stretch of Armigeres subalbatus isolate Guangzhou_Male chromosome 2, GZ_Asu_2, whole genome shotgun sequence DNA includes these proteins:
- the LOC134214430 gene encoding uncharacterized protein LOC134214430 yields MQFIPLLFILLTVCCQLPISLAQLTRFIVSEQKANWFDAAKYCYEQGWMLAAIVGKDEERRVVAHAQRNSPLGWLNPRFWVAENDQEADAEFCPQITLKDYINGENDCMEMLHFVCEVLE; encoded by the exons ATGCAGTTCATTCCGCTACTTTTCATACTACTGACAGTATGTTGCCAGTTGCCAATCAGCTTGGCTCAATTGACAAGATTTATAGTTTCGGAACAGAAG GCCAACTGGTTTGACGCCGCCAAGTATTGCTACGAACAAGGATGGATGCTGGCGGCAATTGTAGGCAAAGACGAGGAACGACGAGTGGTGGCTCACGCCCAGCGCAACAGTCCTCTCGGTTGGCTGAATCCTCGATTTTGGGTGGCGGAAAACGATCAGGAAGCCGATGCCGAGTTCTGCCCTCAAATAACGCTGAAGGACTACATAAACGGCGAAAATGACTGCATGGAAATGTTACACTTTGTTTGTGAAGTCTTGGAATAA